One stretch of Streptomyces sp. 135 DNA includes these proteins:
- a CDS encoding fatty acyl-AMP ligase: MSELVRFLREKVWLLGDTRWYARVDSVRGELVEVERLGFAQLDARARTVGAWLATRIPPGERVMLMYPAGLEFLAVFLGCLYSGRIAVPAPLPDTDRRALHRAENIIRDAGISHVLTDTAHRPALSSWLSGLDTAPRPESVATDTLDPPDPDTWSPLAQDLSATAYIQYTSGSTSEPRGVVITHRNLLHNLLSIREKILPEEVLEEVRHDPSQPGVGWLPHYHDMGLVGMLLSPLANYGNLVFSSPVSFIAHPLLWLQMISQYRALYTFAPNFGYDWLLRCLKNTRLADLDPDLNLDCLRFALSGAEPVRPDVLDAVARRFAPIGFRRDIWAPSYGLAEATLMVTGTRCGSGATVRRFDRTALESGRAVPAPDGADLVGCGRPAGADVRIVEPTTARLLEDGRIGEIWVGGDSVAAGYLGDPQATAEHFGATTADGEGPFLRTGDLGFLLDGELYVTGRAKDLIIVNGRNVHPQDIERVSETTDPATGPCAAFALPGPSGADRVVLVQEVRPLHLNGRTPATLADLIRKRLAQELRLAAHVVIVGPMSVPRTTSGKVQRARARDELRSHGFTPLHSDLPAPA; the protein is encoded by the coding sequence GTGAGTGAACTCGTCCGGTTCCTGCGCGAGAAAGTGTGGCTCCTGGGCGACACCCGCTGGTACGCGCGGGTGGACAGCGTCCGCGGCGAACTCGTCGAGGTGGAACGCCTCGGCTTCGCCCAGCTCGACGCCCGCGCCCGCACAGTGGGTGCCTGGCTGGCCACCCGGATACCGCCGGGAGAACGGGTCATGCTGATGTATCCGGCGGGCCTGGAGTTCCTCGCCGTCTTCCTCGGCTGCCTGTACTCCGGGCGGATCGCCGTCCCCGCCCCCCTGCCGGACACCGACCGACGCGCCCTCCACCGCGCCGAGAACATCATCCGCGACGCCGGCATCAGCCATGTCCTCACCGACACCGCACACCGGCCCGCACTCAGCTCCTGGCTCTCCGGCCTGGACACCGCACCGCGACCCGAGTCCGTCGCGACCGACACACTCGATCCGCCGGACCCGGACACCTGGTCCCCCCTCGCCCAGGACCTCTCCGCGACCGCCTACATCCAGTACACCTCCGGATCGACCAGCGAGCCGCGCGGTGTCGTCATCACCCACCGCAACCTCCTGCACAACCTCCTGTCGATCAGGGAGAAGATCCTCCCCGAAGAGGTCTTGGAAGAGGTACGCCACGACCCATCGCAGCCCGGCGTCGGCTGGCTCCCGCACTACCACGACATGGGTCTGGTCGGTATGCTGCTCAGCCCCCTCGCCAACTACGGCAACCTCGTCTTCTCCTCCCCGGTGTCCTTCATCGCCCACCCGCTGCTGTGGCTCCAAATGATCAGCCAGTACCGGGCCCTCTACACCTTCGCCCCGAACTTCGGCTACGACTGGCTGCTCAGGTGCCTCAAGAACACCCGGCTCGCGGACCTGGACCCGGACCTGAACCTGGACTGCCTGCGGTTCGCGCTGAGCGGCGCCGAGCCGGTACGCCCCGACGTCCTGGACGCGGTCGCCCGCCGCTTCGCCCCCATCGGCTTCCGCCGGGACATCTGGGCGCCCAGCTACGGACTGGCCGAGGCCACCCTCATGGTCACCGGCACTCGCTGCGGCAGCGGTGCGACCGTGCGGCGCTTCGACCGCACCGCGCTGGAGTCCGGCCGCGCCGTGCCCGCCCCGGACGGTGCCGACCTCGTCGGCTGCGGCCGCCCCGCCGGCGCCGACGTCCGCATCGTCGAACCCACCACCGCGCGCCTCCTGGAGGACGGCCGCATCGGCGAGATCTGGGTGGGCGGCGACAGCGTCGCCGCCGGTTACCTCGGCGACCCACAGGCGACCGCCGAACACTTCGGCGCCACCACGGCCGACGGCGAGGGTCCCTTCCTGCGCACGGGCGACCTCGGCTTCCTGCTGGACGGAGAGTTGTACGTCACCGGCCGTGCCAAGGACTTGATCATCGTCAACGGCCGCAACGTCCACCCCCAGGACATCGAACGCGTCAGCGAAACTACCGACCCCGCTACGGGTCCCTGCGCCGCCTTCGCCCTGCCCGGACCCTCCGGCGCTGATCGCGTCGTCCTGGTCCAGGAGGTACGCCCCTTGCACCTCAACGGCCGGACTCCCGCGACCCTCGCCGACCTCATCAGGAAGCGCCTGGCCCAGGAGCTGCGGCTGGCCGCTCACGTGGTCATCGTCGGGCCGATGAGCGTTCCCCGGACCACCAGCGGGAAGGTCCAGCGCGCCCGCGCACGGGACGAACTGCGCTCCCACGGCTTCACTCCGCTGCACTCCGACCTACCCGCCCCAGCCTGA